The Rhopalosiphum maidis isolate BTI-1 chromosome 4, ASM367621v3, whole genome shotgun sequence region ATCAGGTTAGATTTTATACGTCATAGGTTACATCATACCTTCAACTCTTTTCTATGATAGTATACCtatctttttttgttatttttttaagcattgataagcatacatatatatattgataacaaCCGTCAACGGTAAGCAAGAACGAGATAAAGACGAGCAGCAACAGCTGCAGTTGCACTTTGCCAtcacattcaaatttttatgtaattacttaaataaggaagtaaaattacaaaaaaatcatcgtTTGCACATTACTTgtccataaataatattagtacttcGTATTGGCATCGGATCAAATGTTGGAGTTGGACAACGGTTGTACTCCGCCAAAATGGAAGCGGCCAGAAGACGTGATGAAGATGCACCGAATGAAGATGAAAAAACGTGCATTGCAATCCAGATTTGTCAAATCCATGGACACAGCCACTGCAGGAGAGGTATCAACTGGTCGGTTAGCAATTTCACAGAGATCACCAGCTAAAAATCCGTTCAGGTAAAAGCAGATCTATTGTTACTATTAGCAGTTATTGTTGGGATtacaactacaataatattaccattatgTACTTTTCacgtatttttgtttgtagaCGGAAAACTCCTGTCAAGAACAAGAAACAAGTGGATGCACGAGAGACATTGAAAAGAGCTAGAGTTGAATATGATGATGACAATGCTTGCACATCAAATCTATCTAAGCTGATACGTGACTGTGAATCCATTCCATCTGTGACCGGCTATTCACAGTTCCCTGTTCTTGATGAAAGTGTCATCTCATTTGTAGATGTTCTTCGTAAAGTTGATCCGGTGGCAATTGTCGAAGATGTATTGAatacaattgaatattaaGTGTTTACTGTATCTCACTCAAGTTATTCATTTTAGGATGTCGATGTGATAAAAGGCGAAGAGCAATTACCAATTGATTGGACATTAAGAACCAAAGTACGTTTTTTATCTCCAAACCCATTTCCATGGAgccaaaaaatcaaaacatgtGAAGAAGCATCGGCTACAACTGGGCAAGTCTATTTTTGATAGTGTGTGATATTAAAGttctaattttatacatttaggtTTGTAAGATGTCTAGACACTGAGAACATTGAAAACTCATTAGATACTAGTCCTAATAGTCGATTCCATCAATGTTGTATGGCTTGGCAACATCCATCTTTACCTTGGGTTGATCTCATTCATAGAGGTCCTCGTGTTGCAATTAAGGATTCGGGCAATTCTGTACCTTCTGTTAAtgcaaatcaattttttagagAGTCCCTGTTTACTCATTGGATTGATAGTTTTCGATCTTTATTTCAGGTAatacttcaaaatttaaataattattaatacatacataaatataaatatattagtcagtattatatatactcattAAACCtagatttaactacttttcctgatattcacaaaaattaaacaaatttatatcagTGAACTAATAAAATCAGATACTTTAGATAGTATCTATAGCTGTAGTTAGcaggaaaaaattataatcattagagataatattagattttatttaacaaaaataattgaaatataagttaagtatagaactaaaatattttcatgatacataatatccatttaatatgtttaaattttatactgtgtttattctttttagttttttctctTGTTTTTCACTGttttaagttatacatttGCCTATgtacttgaatattatatttatttaagttttatttttttaagtactcaACACAACTATATGCATTTAAGATGATGGGACACCCAATTCCTTTttcatttctttattttgtgcttgtattaataataatttttcactaGCTTGTTCGAGCTAACCAATGCCCATACTTCTATGTTTTGGCCAATGCATTTACATGTACTTTTCGAGCATCGAGCATTGGTGGTTATGAAGAGCTGAATGCAATGATATATCCAACAACCCAAGGACTTCGAGATGTTCTTAAACGTGAAGGTATATTACattcatatagtattataatatattgtaattgttaCTGATTATTCATCATACttattgttcaattatttaacagATATAGAGTTCACAATGCCATTACTTGATGAGAATGAACACAGTAGTGAACtctttactaaaaaaacattagaagACATCAAAATTGGAGATGATGAAGAACCTGAACGTTGGTTGGAAACAATGGGTGCTGAAAAATCTGAAATTAAACGCTTGCAAAGTTCACAGGTACTTTTACAGAATTTCATTAATAGTGtagaatttgtaaatataattcaaaatgtatttctagAATGAACTAGTGTCAAGTCGTCAACGAAAAATTGATAGTACTAAAGAGTCTTTGGTAGTTGTAACTGGTGTTGAAGCACAAGCACTATTTAATTGGCTAATAAATTGTCGTTCAACAGTATCAAATACAGGACCTCATGCAGGTATACCGCCTACACTTCTAGCACCAGTAGCTTTTACTGGAGCTACTTTAACACCACTCAAAGTAAGgattccattatttttattatgattcatcttaaaataaacattgtttcaaatagtatatatatatatgaataagtaaatacaatttttaataaatattttaggtgaGACAAAGTACAGTTAAAGTGGATGGTCAAAGCTACAACTCAATAGAAGTAAAAGGACCTGTATTGCCAGACGCAGTCtacaatttttgtgatttattatcAAGTTCATTAAAGAAATTTACTGCTACATTTGCCAATTTAGAAAGCACTAAACCTTTTACGTTTGCTTCAGAGTCAAAAAAAGGTATAAATTGCTAACAGATTCAAAACTATAtactgaaattaatattattttttcatttatattagaattttgTAGTAGTCAAAAATCAGAAGACAAAGCTATACACTTATTTGGTCAACAAAACCTTAGTGACTGTGGCCTAAGAGACTCagttctaaaaaaattctgtGCAGCAACCACCAAAGCATTTGACAGTGTAAAATACACTAAAGACGATGGATATTTCATctcataaacaattttatttacaaaacttttataaattgaatattattttgatttatatgcatattttttcttaatttaaaatatttgggcattatttgtttttaattaatggaccctatattatttatacataaacaaattattatttattaaaattgaattttataaaccattattgactgtataatatttgtttaaaatttatatttttattttcatatctattatttttgtgtgtttattgttttttttttcttttttgattCATACTCGTGATTCTGTAagtgtttgaaaatttaaaaattccctgcatacacaaatattatagtaacttcCAAAACTCTTTTAATTGGTAATCAgaagtatacattttcaagatatttatagattttatgattaaataattaatcataaaacttaattaatacttatatttaaggtacaaagtcaaatatttctttaaaaagacatgatgtaaaattgtttaactacAATGTCACATCAagaaaccaataaaataataatgatgtaccTTCTTAATAGGTTAgattcaacaaaaatataaaaattaaaattgttttcttatatagacagtatgtattattatcatgtttttCGTGTATGGGTGAAGAAATAGAATTAATAGGATTTATTCCtcaggtattaattattaaaataaatattgagcaAAAATACAATTCTACCCTTAttgagtaattaatattaagtgatGTGTAGGTGTGTAAGCCAAAGTAAAACAAACCAAGACTCTAATTTATGACACCTAGTCATGATTTGTGTTTATAagtacaaaatgttttattaaaagttgagTATTCATACTCCTGcaactttaaaattcaacattatttttttagactttaaattatatacataacataatttcaaattctcaaatgttatcaaaaaaaattatattagtttcatAACTATTTGGCATTTTTTACAACTGCcaacaattacataaaaattgaaacatgaaatactgaaaataattgattaccataaaaattaaattttgtgtcaaataaataaaaatataatttaaatagcttATACAGACACATGATCAATTGACTTCAcagttaatacttttaatttatattatttacatgtgAATAGTATtggtaattgaaatataaacagGCAATATAGAAAAGAGAtgattaagatatttataagaaattatcattaattgaaaaattagtcattatatatatacttataaaattataggacttattaataattataaacactatGTTCATTACAAACAGttatgtgatttaaaaaaaaaaatagttgtttcCAGAACTGTTGAAAGAAAATGGACAACAgagtatttaacaaatattaatgtaaataggtaataatttacttttaccaAACATTAATCATACatcaaaaataacttaacttttatatagtttacaaatgaaaaaaaattcaactatTGCTTTACACAAAACATTTGCTTAGGTACAATAAGAGGCAAATCACATTGAACTAGGTTTACTATTTTCTTACCAAATGTTACCCAACCAAaaactatatagttaaatatgataataaactttcataaataataaattaataataataataaaaaaaaaatacaatggcATAGTATGCACAATATGCAACTTATTATTAAGGATCTCTccattactatttaattgttagttgatttttttaatttgaaacgaTTTCATtcatgtataaattacaaacttaatgttattatataactgatattatttgtttgaaaatgtattatatattgaactTCACAACTTattaaagcaataaaaataaaattatacatacatagataatattataatatatgctctttttgtatgtacataaataagattaaattagTACTTGGCTGAATCCATCAGTGTTGCAGGCAATGTTGACGGTGACATTGAATTGGGCAAGGGAATTTGTGATCCGCTTGGTAAACTACCACTATTAACTACATTAGATGATAGTGGCACTATTGGCTTAACAAAACGTTCACTGACTGGACGTCCCAATGATAGGGTTCGAGATTGATTAATCTGCATACaatgataaaagtaataagtatatttttcatttttaaaactcaatgAAAAAACAGAACTATATTAACTTACCACTTGAGTAGTAGGACATAAAGGTGTTGATGGTGCTCCTATGACGAGATTCGATGGTACAGCTTGACCACAAACATAACATCGATTCATATTGGCATAGCCCAATACACCAATTTCGCCACGAAACactcctaaaataatataataaaattgtatgtaatttactttgtaaaaataaaataaattagtaaaacgcATATACAAAATTGATACTGAGAATAGCTTTGACACATTAACTTTAAGTgagtagtaatagtattaagtaaatgcctattgaaatgtatgtaatataaatatttctatctcATTATAAACAGTCTCTGCACTattggttttgtttttaatcaaaaagcTATCTGCCCTCTACTTACACAACTCACGGATGGACAAAACACTTATCGTCTACACCTCCACCACCGCACTTCCTTTTTTTCTGTTCCGGTGATGCAGATACACTACCCGCTTCAGTCGTATCTATCGTACAATACAAAACAAGTAACAACAATTGAGCATACATCAGAACCCAGTAACATAAACAGTAGGCATTcacttattacataaatatttaaagaaatttaatttaatgttttaaattatttatttaatgtatgaaatattttattacctggCGTTCCAGCAGTGGATCCAGGACTAAGAGGCCTAGATTGGCTAGGAGATGGAGGAAATGGGAGTGGACTTGATGATGTTCGGCATCGATTTGAAGCCATTTCATTATACTGACGTTCTTCTTCCATTTCTAAACTACTCTCAGACTCTGATAAATGACGGCATAAAGCTGTACGTCTTTCCACTTCAAGTTGTAACTTTCTTTGTAATCGTAAATTGTCTTCACGCACTTGACGCTCTTCTTTAGccattttttccatttttttggAATCTAAAAAGTACatcatttcaattaaaatataagtaacaacatttataaaaagataatactatataaacaacatcaaacaaattaattctggttatttttcaatcattaaCACAATGACTGTGTAGTTacttctgtatatatatatatgacttcTAATAAATAGAGACTGTTTTCATGTAGTCATACTTCCAAATAAtgagtaaatatataacaaaaaatatctatctattaaatatccaatgaacaaataataaacaatttacttcAAATATAAATCTGACACTAAATAGCATTCAACGAGCCTAAGGACatctaataaaatcaaaacacaGTCAACGGATTATTTTAGGATgacatacccgcatgtgttgtctgacttactaatgtagatcatagcaaatttttgttcagcagaacacattttgtagtgttagctttaatattacagtaaatttacctaatatcaaatttaaaggtaagaatattatctaaaatatgtcatttgcttttattgatattatcattttaaagcgggtataacgtccttttaatatctttaaaatccAAACTTTAGATGTTAAGAACAGAACAtctatttttatgtacttgCTTTCTTTTTTAGAAACATCAAGCTGGTGTCGCAATCTGGTAACTTCTCCACGCAAATGTTGTAAATGTGCACTTATATTTGTAGCCATTTCACCTTTGTTGGGTCCTACTTGATCTCTAGGTAATACTGGATCGGAAACAGGCTGATCcagttttatttgtaattgcctaataattcaaatttaaattattaaaataaagtaatttaacttaaataagtataagaaTAAATAGTTTACCTTTTTTCTGCTTCTAATTTATCCATACGTTTCCATAGTTTATTTACCAAAGCTTCTTGTTCTTGTTCCAATGTATTTTCTAAGTCAACCTTTTCACGCCGTAATTGCTCTAAGGTTGTTTGCTTTGTAAGAGTTTCTGCTTctagtttttcaattttacgcATTAGCCGATTAACTAAACATTCTTGTTCCTGTTCTAGAGTCTGTTCTAATTTACATTTCTCTTGTCGTAACTGTAAccaatttaaacaatgtattaatatgagaaaataattatatagaaaaattctTGTCTTTTATTGATCATACTAACCTGAGTTAATTTTCGTGACAGATCATTTGTCAAACATTCCTCTTCTTGTTCATAATGATGAGCTAaagtttctttttctttttttaaagcttgaatttttttcagaagGGTATTACTAATAAACTCTTCTTCTTGTTCTGCTCTAACTtgctaaaaaaagaaaaaaaatcatttcttattttaagtatacaagttatttaactattttactgaataagtataattcaaattctctaaaacactcaattaatataattattatttaataaaataattatacgaagttaaaagatataatattcagtatcttttttttaataaaaataaaataacagtaaatataaaaaatccattaaaataatatcagagtatttttcataaaaaattaagatgaTTGTCCaacaaaatgcattaaaattgttgaaacaatgcaaaaatattataaattataattaaaataaacatgtatagCTAGCACTACCTAAGCATTTCACATTttccaatttaataatttatactcttGATGATTCAGTTATGTACAccgaaattaatgtttaagacATAATcttatcttttaaattaaatataacatcatcTATAAACATACAAGCAAAATGTTGTTCGTTAGTAAAACGGACTGAATGACTAGAAAACGGATGGACTAACTAgactcattttattttattttttaatactcataacagttcaaacaaaattattacaaaaagtactattgaaaaaattgaaaaatttggaaaACTAAGTGCTTTTTCAAtgggattttaaaatttggtatACAAATGCTGATAACAACAATACTCTGAACCATTCTACCactcaaaacattatttgtcgAGTCAGCTAGtactttaaataagttttaaactgCTAACTATAACCCTTAACACAATtaacgaataattattaagtctttgaatatattatacctaacatGAAAATGGTCAATACTGAAATCTCAAAATACAACATAGATtgatagaagaaaaaaatgaatgaaaaattttgaaattgatttttaatattgtaatatcagacataattaaattatttgcaatctgtttttaatttgaattatatttctaacacttaatacataattaaatcaattattgaaaacCAGAGTAgaagatttaaaattgaatttaatagatattctcataataattaaaaattactaaaaatgacAAATCAGGCATGTACTAAattcaaacattaattttttatttctctgttaaaaaaaaaatagtttggtACTAAGAAGTAGGTACTCACAATATAAACCGAAGTTTCACGCAGTCGTTTGCATTCTTCGTCCATTGCTTTCATTTTTAACTTGTAAGTTTCCAATTCTACCTTGAGTACCCGATTTTGCTGCTGCAAGGAATCGATTCGCTTTTGCATCTGTTCCCTTGTGATCGGTGACGGAGGCATCATGATGGGTCCGCCGTCGATGGACGATGAATCACTTTCGCTGGCACTATCCGCCATCGTCGCAAAAACAAACCTGGGAGTattgaaagtaaaaaaaaaacgtaaatttCAATCACCAACTTGTAGTTGAACAGCCAAATTGCTAAGTTCGAACGCGACTACCGCGCGTACCGCGCGTACCGCACGGACGACACCCTCTTACAAAGATTTTAAACTCAAACGTTTCATATTAACATACCGAAAATGCTAGGAATTATGTCCGGCTGCCCGAATGGTTATCTACGACAACAATCGGCGATGAACACCAAATTTTtgggaatttttaatgaaaaataccgAGAAAAAACTAGTAATAACACGAAATATGAATACCTAACTCGGAAAGTCGGAACTCTGtacaaaacgaaaataataaaaagaacttTTAACAGTATAGTCAAATACGAAGATCTATACATAACCTTAAATCGTCGGAAAACGCTCATTGTGTGGCTGCACTGCAATTTTCTTCCAGTGACGTTACTTTGGAGGAGACATGTATGGAACATAATTCAataggtttatttattaatgagtgTAGGTGTGGAGGTTGATTCAAGTTACCCTCATATGAGTCATATGGtggaaaatttgaaaaactgtCGATGTATAAACTAGGAATTAAgacaatttgattttaattaatttatatattcacatcagaattttgaaatgtattgaATTGACGATTAATCCACTAAAagcgttattaaaatttttatagaacatTTATCAGCTGATTTAGTTTAGCAGTCACCTAATAACTAACATCTACTGTATCTGTatggctatatattattatattataatataatagtaatataaaactatccaatattttttaataatatcgctTATTGAACGTCAACAAAAGACCATACATTAAATCCTcgttttaattgaatacagatctgatgaattattattaggtaggaACTCTTAAGAagtgttgaaaatataaagcaCCCACAccatgtaataactaatagcatttaatttacaatcacAGACACCAGTGGTATAAATACGGGGATGCACGACGCCACAGCGGTGCATTTGCAGCACCCCCTGGTGATACATAGCAGGTGATACACAGTCGCACATATATGCGTTTGCACATATTGCACCTGCTGAAATAAACTGaactcaaaaatcaaaattctataaaaatataattctattttattgttttattgaattgtttaataatgtttttgattgaattgttattgttatgttttcaCCCAGGGGAGGCtcctagaattatttgggggTGGGGACTAACTCATACTTTTCacaaaactttataataaaaaatataatatgttcttagGGGGAGGGGGCTGGAGCTGCGCCTAGTTTGCACCTGCTGAAATGTAATGAAATTACGCCAATGACAGGCATGTAGAAGATACCACTTAAAACATCATTAAATCGctcaatattaaacaaaccTTACTCTTCAAATtagataggtaggtaatcAATATTCATTGTGATTCCgtgtttcaaaatatgaaaatatattgtagtatatttGAGTACCTATTTGACCTAATTaagttaatactaaaatatataaaatataactaaaagtgTGCAGACTTTTTTAAATctcatacattaaaaaataaaaagttatgtattgacgtattacatacaaataaaagaaaacggtaaaattttgaagttatactatataatgcattaatgaattatgttgataatatattaggtatattttttgaatatttatttataaatataacatattatatccaatacatttttagcaatactttcctaaaaatatggtataaacaaattaatgggTGATTGATTAGCCATATGACACGTACAGCATATTTctgtattttaagatttttcttTGGATATAGAcggtttttaaatgcataatatgtaatattttgtttatattaattaaataacatgtttatagttatatttacagccaatacaatttgtttttggtatgtatttatttacatttggcCACATAccgaatttatcaaaaaaaagaaatattttcgttattgctttttcagattaaaattgtaataaatacgaCATCAccattgaaaattgtttataatataaaataattttatgttaagattttaaaaataattaagtcaaAGATTTTTTCTTAGCATAATTTTAGCTTTAAGGATATATTTCTACAAAATAAGCGcatatttttaaggtttttagaGCATATAAATCCGGGccctagtaataattataataataataaaaataaaaaatatttatagttaaattaatctaGACTTTTTTTATCTACCACCACCCTATTTacctgttttaataaaatattactctgTCCAAGTCATAGGGGCCCCATTAATCATTACACCACTGCCCAGGGcctcaaaaaatttaaagacgGCGGCCCTGCGTATTGAAAAACTAGACTACAGCATTacagttttctttttaaaattatttatgtaatgatgtttaaaaattcaaaataaaacttttgagTTGAATTAAAATTCCAAGGCAGGCCAACTATGAAAATTAATGAGTCTTAAATTGTCAAGGAAGGGGGCATGGATCGCTCCGCGGGCTCACCTTTGGCTCCGTTACACTGTCACaggcttaaaataaaatttaattaaatgcattattcCTAGTGGTATTAAGAACTTAAATCTCCaatatccatattattatgatttatgttatcagtatttttcactaaattatatttttgaagtatgTAGGTATGTGACTCACTCATTGAAAATTGAtgatatatcatgtatatattataatatacattttgtggTACCTAGTGGATAAAATGTGAGactattcttatattttcaactaaatAAGCCGTCCTTTGTAGGTAGGTGAGGATCTTTAGAAATGCCTTGCAGcaacatgtattattttgagGATACACGCCTTTGCAATTCACTTAACTCATTCCTTCAATTAATCATATGAATAgatcattatacaaattacttctcttttttaaaaagttaaatattctatacttaAAATGGTGTACTcccaatattttgtttttaaagttaacattaacattacatttattaaaatcagttatattTCTAAGGTATTGGAGCCAAGGGGccacaaaaaataacattaaaatagtttcCAAGATTAATATAATCTCCAACTAAATTCTAAACAAACTCATACATGAATAATGCGCACTAGTACACTACTAACAGTAATAACTGTTAtagtaatcaatataaaatataatatttatgaaatactaAATTGTACTTCATTAACCTGTAGtgtctattttttatatctaataaagtAATGTCACCTGATTAAAATTTCTCTTAAAATTcatgtatttgaatatttataacgtaatttacataaaactacaaaagacattaaaaattgagttatttatgattgagcattataattttactataattatttgtcaCTCATAGTCATAGAGAATTTGTCTAGCTTTGTATGTatgaattacattaaaattagggttaatataattttacaaatttttttaggtTGTCCAATAACTTCCATTCTTGTATAGAAATGTGTTTCATGATatctatattcaaaatatcaaaattttattttgcatataattgcatatttcaacattttttatttataaatgcattatttgtatttttttttctgtttttaagcGCATATTTGACGGTTTTCAAtgcaaaatgttgaaaaataccataattttatattaatttattaaccgaATCTGAAATAAGTTTGATTATctgaattttacaaattatcatttatttatttttgagaattaatatggttatatggagtaaaggtacctacttaaatatatacgtattagcaccaaattgacaaatatttacaacggAACGTttgaaacaaacaataattattcaatgcaactctttttaaaatatatttataatatataattttatatagtaaataataaaattcaaaaatgtaataaataatagctaatataacgagcatataaaaatagtactaataatagtaatagtaagaATTAAATTTGTCTCTATgctttattgcattttttttttgtccatatttctttattttttttaaattttttatgcatacTTAGCTGTTTTTTGTGCATAAAAATCCTAACCCTACTGATAACAAATACttaatagtcaattaaaatttctattgatgtacaattaattctaaattgtATGTTTCTGATAAGTTGTATGGATGCTTAAagcaataaactaatataataagtagtgatcatttaaataataacaaggtgaaaaaatattttaccacactattaatgacaaaataaatataaagttaaatttaatcaatggtTGTGTTAATTACACATGATTAAGATAGATGAAGAAATCAAAGAACCATCTTGATTTTTTTCGCTATATAATttcttcattttattttaaactatattttaatcaataacaataaacaagctgctaaattttatgaatgttaCCAAGGttttaaatactcaaaaaatataattatgaaaaatagaaCAAACCAAACATGATTTaagattgattttaaatattgtattgcatTAAAATCTGTTGAACATAGaataattcatacatttttattcaatagttatagaaatatataatagaaagtATAAAgaacctttttattattataatttgagtgAATGGTTAATGGAACaccttatattaattatttgttcagTCAAACTTAATGTTAagaatacacatttattttattaaaacaatcactttaattttaatattattttaaataattttataataaacaataaaaaataataataataataataataataaattaaggaatgttattttttacagttaaattagcttcacattaatttaatttacatgaaAATCTGTTTCATAACATATGCAAAGATAGCCAATATTAAAGCTGCCcaagtgaaataaattaacatattatttgacgATGAAGTACTTGCATCTTGTG contains the following coding sequences:
- the LOC113557166 gene encoding protein downstream neighbor of son homolog, with translation MLELDNGCTPPKWKRPEDVMKMHRMKMKKRALQSRFVKSMDTATAGEVSTGRLAISQRSPAKNPFRRKTPVKNKKQVDARETLKRARVEYDDDNACTSNLSKLIRDCESIPSVTGYSQFPVLDESVISFVDVLRKVDPVAIVEDDVDVIKGEEQLPIDWTLRTKVRFLSPNPFPWSQKIKTCEEASATTGFVRCLDTENIENSLDTSPNSRFHQCCMAWQHPSLPWVDLIHRGPRVAIKDSGNSVPSVNANQFFRESLFTHWIDSFRSLFQLVRANQCPYFYVLANAFTCTFRASSIGGYEELNAMIYPTTQGLRDVLKREDIEFTMPLLDENEHSSELFTKKTLEDIKIGDDEEPERWLETMGAEKSEIKRLQSSQNELVSSRQRKIDSTKESLVVVTGVEAQALFNWLINCRSTVSNTGPHAGIPPTLLAPVAFTGATLTPLKVRQSTVKVDGQSYNSIEVKGPVLPDAVYNFCDLLSSSLKKFTATFANLESTKPFTFASESKKEFCSSQKSEDKAIHLFGQQNLSDCGLRDSVLKKFCAATTKAFDSVKYTKDDGYFIS
- the LOC113556460 gene encoding coiled-coil domain-containing protein 6 isoform X1, with translation MADSASESDSSSIDGGPIMMPPSPITREQMQKRIDSLQQQNRVLKVELETYKLKMKAMDEECKRLRETSVYIQVRAEQEEEFISNTLLKKIQALKKEKETLAHHYEQEEECLTNDLSRKLTQLRQEKCKLEQTLEQEQECLVNRLMRKIEKLEAETLTKQTTLEQLRREKVDLENTLEQEQEALVNKLWKRMDKLEAEKRQLQIKLDQPVSDPVLPRDQVGPNKGEMATNISAHLQHLRGEVTRLRHQLDVSKKENSKKMEKMAKEERQVREDNLRLQRKLQLEVERRTALCRHLSESESSLEMEEERQYNEMASNRCRTSSSPLPFPPSPSQSRPLSPGSTAGTPGVFRGEIGVLGYANMNRCYVCGQAVPSNLVIGAPSTPLCPTTQVINQSRTLSLGRPVSERFVKPIVPLSSNVVNSGSLPSGSQIPLPNSMSPSTLPATLMDSAKY
- the LOC113556460 gene encoding coiled-coil domain-containing protein 6 isoform X2, with amino-acid sequence MADSASESDSSSIDGGPIMMPPSPITREQMQKRIDSLQQQNRVLKVELETYKLKMKAMDEECKRLRETSVYIQVRAEQEEEFISNTLLKKIQALKKEKETLAHHYEQEEECLTNDLSRKLTQLRQEKCKLEQTLEQEQECLVNRLMRKIEKLEAETLTKQTTLEQLRREKVDLENTLEQEQEALVNKLWKRMDKLEAEKRQLQIKLDQPVSDPVLPRDQVGPNKGEMATNISAHLQHLRGEVTRLRHQLDVSKKENSKKMEKMAKEERQVREDNLRLQRKLQLEVERRTALCRHLSESESSLEMEEERQYNEMASNRCRTSSSPLPFPPSPSQSRPLSPGSTAGTPDTTEAGSVSASPEQKKRKCGGGGVDDKCFVHP